In Porites lutea chromosome 9, jaPorLute2.1, whole genome shotgun sequence, a single window of DNA contains:
- the LOC140949084 gene encoding uncharacterized protein, with amino-acid sequence SITKLSISLHFAEAMSSLKETRDLLLVSCVKGIINATEFAILYDVNMSKNPLFPYDNYEQFSLDNFSEEECIAEFRVEKNDLPVLADALGIPPVFRCSQRSVFEGMEGLCMLLKRLAYPCRYSDMIPRFGRPVPEISMMTNVVLDWIYNEHGHHLTDFNRPFLSRASLRTYADAIHQKGAALNNCWGFVDGTVRPICRPLQNQRIVYNGHKRVHALKFQSIVTPNGLIANLYGPVDE; translated from the coding sequence TCCATCACAAAGCTTTCGATTAGTTTGCATTTCGCCGAGGCTATGTCGAGCTTAAAGGAAACGCGAGATTTACTTTTAGTTTCCTGTGTCAAAGGAATCATAAACGCCACTGAATTTGCTATTCTTTACGACGTAAATATGTCAAAAAATCCACTATTTCCGTACGACAACTATGAACAATTCTCACTGGACAATTTCAGCGAAGAAGAATGCATAGCTGAATTTCGTGTTGAGAAAAATGATTTGCCCGTTTTGGCAGATGCCCTTGGAATTCCACCTGTTTTTCGTTGCTCACAGAGGTCCGTGTTTGAAGGAATGGAAGGCTTGTGTATGCTGCTTAAACGCCTTGCATATCCCTGTCGTTACAGTGACATGATACCTCGATTTGGCAGACCTGTCCCAGAAATTAGCATGATGACCAATGTTGTTCTAGACTGGATTTACAACGAACATGGCCACCACCTTACTGATTTTAACCGGCCCTTCCTCTCCCGTGCCTCTCTGCGAACATATGCAGATGCAATCCATCAAAAGGGTGCGGCGTTGAATAACTGCTGGGGTTTCGTTGATGGCACTGTCCGCCCTATTTGCCGCCCACTCCAAAATCAGCGAATCGTCTACAATGGCCACAAAAGGGTACATGCCTTGAAGTTCCAATCTATTGTAACTCCTAATGGTCTAATTGCCAACTTGTATGGCCCAGTAGATGAGTAG